In one window of Meiothermus sp. DNA:
- a CDS encoding c-type cytochrome yields MPKRLPLLIFLALGSIAAGPAQPPTYYGEVAEILQANCAGCHAEGGIAPFPLDDARWARNMAAAIADSVKQGRMPPWPPGAGTPPLKDERKLSASAKAALIAWAQAGAPLGDPRPVAAKAAVPAPQPDLVATLNPPYTPDDALQDDYRCFLMPATFDRDTYMTGYKIIPGDKRSVHHVILFLIGPDMVEAALAKDRTEPGPGWKCFGGPGLSSDPRSIGGILGFWVPGGGATLLPEGTGRLLRAGSRVVMQVHYNTASGANPDATQMALYLAPQGVQLKRLVGMTLAAPVEIKCPPGLTGEQCTREYARARTELGFIADWIHLLCNTSIEGYAQRNVGDGSRQATSCDWTTQSAMEVYGVTAHMHLRGVEFKVEVNPGTAGARTLFYIPQWNFQWQGEYWYQTPLRLRQGDRVRVTCVHDNKSAIPGPGGEILPPRYMTWGEGTTDEMCLGSLFGVRE; encoded by the coding sequence ATGCCGAAACGTTTGCCGCTGCTGATTTTTTTGGCCCTGGGTTCCATTGCAGCCGGGCCCGCCCAACCCCCTACCTACTACGGGGAAGTGGCCGAGATTCTGCAAGCCAACTGCGCGGGTTGTCATGCCGAAGGGGGTATTGCGCCCTTTCCCCTCGACGATGCCCGCTGGGCCCGCAACATGGCTGCGGCCATTGCCGACTCGGTGAAGCAGGGCCGGATGCCGCCCTGGCCCCCCGGCGCGGGCACACCCCCCCTGAAGGACGAGCGTAAGCTTTCCGCCAGCGCCAAGGCTGCCCTGATTGCCTGGGCCCAGGCAGGTGCGCCGTTGGGTGACCCCAGGCCGGTAGCTGCTAAAGCAGCCGTGCCCGCTCCACAGCCTGACCTGGTGGCCACACTGAACCCCCCCTACACCCCCGACGATGCCTTGCAGGACGATTATCGCTGCTTCCTGATGCCTGCAACGTTCGACCGCGACACCTACATGACCGGCTACAAGATTATTCCGGGTGACAAGCGCAGCGTGCATCACGTGATCTTGTTCCTGATCGGCCCCGATATGGTGGAGGCCGCCCTGGCCAAAGACCGCACCGAGCCCGGCCCCGGCTGGAAGTGTTTTGGCGGGCCGGGCCTGAGCAGCGACCCCCGCAGCATCGGCGGCATACTGGGCTTCTGGGTGCCTGGTGGAGGAGCCACCCTGCTGCCGGAGGGCACGGGACGGCTCCTGCGGGCCGGCAGCCGGGTGGTGATGCAGGTGCACTACAACACCGCCTCGGGCGCCAACCCCGACGCCACCCAGATGGCTTTGTACCTGGCCCCCCAAGGGGTGCAGCTCAAGCGCCTGGTGGGCATGACCCTGGCCGCCCCGGTGGAAATCAAATGCCCGCCTGGCCTGACCGGGGAACAGTGCACCCGCGAGTACGCTCGAGCCAGAACCGAGCTGGGCTTTATTGCCGACTGGATTCACCTGCTGTGCAACACCTCCATCGAGGGCTACGCCCAGCGCAACGTGGGCGATGGCAGCCGTCAGGCCACCTCCTGCGACTGGACAACCCAAAGCGCCATGGAGGTCTACGGCGTGACCGCCCACATGCACCTGCGGGGGGTGGAGTTCAAGGTGGAGGTCAACCCCGGCACGGCGGGGGCCCGGACGCTCTTTTACATTCCCCAGTGGAACTTCCAGTGGCAGGGCGAGTACTGGTACCAGACCCCCCTCCGGCTGCGCCAGGGCGACCGGGTGCGGGTTACCTGCGTCCACGACAATAAGTCGGCCATCCCTGGCCCGGGTGGGGAGATCTTGCCGCCCCGCTATATGACCTGGGGTGAGGGGACTACCGACGAGATGTGCCTGGGCTCGCTCTTCGGGGTGCGGGAGTAG
- a CDS encoding SCO family protein, with protein sequence MKPPLRSIFLLGLFSLVWAHGGHYLPASGPGVADFKPPRALPSVELRSHENKAFVFPPKGPAVVLFGYTQCPDACPLTLGRLLPAYEALGAPPHLRLLLLSVDERDTPQTLQKYLRGFAPVQGLTGRPEAIRPIAEAASVEYNLAPGGRLIFHTDAMALLDAQGRLVRMLYGVSRLSTAKLKEEIAQLLR encoded by the coding sequence GTGAAACCGCCTCTACGCAGCATCTTTCTTTTGGGGCTTTTTAGCCTGGTCTGGGCGCACGGGGGGCATTATCTGCCTGCCTCCGGGCCGGGGGTGGCCGACTTCAAGCCGCCCAGAGCGCTCCCCAGCGTGGAACTGCGTTCGCACGAGAACAAGGCGTTTGTGTTTCCGCCTAAGGGCCCGGCGGTGGTGCTCTTTGGCTACACCCAGTGCCCCGACGCCTGCCCCCTCACGCTGGGCCGCCTGCTACCCGCCTACGAGGCCCTGGGCGCCCCACCCCACCTGCGGTTACTGCTCCTGAGCGTGGACGAGCGCGACACCCCCCAAACGCTGCAAAAATATCTGCGGGGTTTTGCGCCGGTACAGGGCCTGACCGGCAGGCCCGAAGCCATCCGCCCCATTGCCGAGGCCGCCAGCGTCGAGTACAACCTGGCCCCCGGTGGGCGGCTGATTTTTCATACCGACGCCATGGCCCTGCTGGACGCCCAGGGGCGGTTGGTACGGATGCTCTATGGGGTCAGCCGCCTTTCCACCGCTAAGCTGAAGGAAGAAATCGCCCAACTGCTGAGGTAA
- a CDS encoding ATP-dependent helicase, translating into MSLRLTDEQQAIVAHNEGPALVFAVAGAGKTTALVHRLERLVRERVFEPRRILATSFSRMAVDDLRRALTRWPHTHGVQVSTLHALGYRIVRKAASEGLLKLAELKEEGSEQALLQRTLRRARDLKLSWAPELENLEPEDFLSYVGACKGNLQYADLKGASLPPAALQVASQAEAPRELEWYLELYRLFEQVRRAEGLLTFDDMLLQGWEVLVRYPGILQTVQKAFQAVLVDEFQDVNLAQSELLDLITAPHRNYMAVGDDDQTIYEWRGASPRFILEFAQRYQAKKYLIRDSFRCPAPQVALAGRVIAQNQQREPKRLSLTRGFAGRVHLRMEPHMPAQAQSLVSDIAGLLAEGRRPAEMVVLVRLYAQTPYLEQALIERQIPYRVVGSPPFYQRPEIQGLLAYLRLAQGGLEEEHKRLWLQIYNTPKRYLSRALADAVWRRVEPGASLVEALKAEAAGAEERVGRRLHELAELFTWLSAVLERSPAYAVLEALEARLDYCRHLLRSSGFYEVGAGKAEGVRAFLEYVRDKGSVGALLRHIELLAQEHLGDPAQDTRERVSLMTIFRAKGLEWPLVFIPDCNEGTLPYSGSQNLEEERRLFYVALTRSAQHTYLYALSSLPLSPFLKEAEHLQVLGAVERMGEALALWAEELSTAQTLALAQGAHKLGLERYLYQWWNAPQAPGVAAKVLRLFARAEQAGWLEALGLSLEAKTLWEAFDVEPGQGPEGEFADLERFLLKRPAQSGPPALKPGQKVKHIQFGTGLVVSLEDGVATVAFADGVRKLALRYARLEVVG; encoded by the coding sequence GTGTCCTTGCGCCTGACCGACGAACAGCAAGCCATCGTGGCCCACAACGAGGGGCCTGCGCTGGTGTTTGCGGTGGCGGGGGCGGGCAAGACCACCGCGCTGGTGCACCGCTTGGAGCGCCTGGTGCGCGAGCGGGTTTTTGAGCCGCGCAGGATTCTGGCTACTTCCTTTAGCCGCATGGCAGTGGACGACCTCAGGCGCGCGCTCACGCGCTGGCCCCACACCCACGGGGTGCAGGTCTCCACCCTGCACGCCCTGGGCTACCGCATTGTGCGCAAGGCCGCTTCGGAGGGGCTTTTGAAGCTGGCCGAGCTGAAGGAAGAGGGCTCGGAGCAGGCCCTCTTGCAGCGCACCCTGCGGCGGGCTCGAGACCTGAAACTGTCCTGGGCACCCGAGCTGGAGAACCTCGAGCCCGAGGACTTCCTGAGCTATGTGGGGGCCTGCAAGGGCAACCTGCAATACGCCGACCTGAAGGGGGCCAGTCTGCCTCCGGCGGCCCTCCAGGTTGCCTCGCAGGCCGAAGCGCCCCGGGAGCTCGAGTGGTACCTGGAGCTGTACCGGCTCTTTGAGCAGGTGCGGCGGGCCGAAGGGCTTCTTACCTTCGACGACATGCTGCTGCAGGGCTGGGAGGTGCTGGTGCGCTACCCGGGCATCCTGCAAACCGTACAAAAGGCTTTTCAAGCGGTGCTGGTGGACGAGTTTCAGGATGTGAACCTGGCCCAGTCGGAGCTGCTTGACCTGATTACCGCCCCGCACCGCAACTACATGGCCGTGGGCGACGACGACCAGACCATCTACGAGTGGCGGGGCGCCAGCCCCCGCTTCATCCTGGAGTTTGCCCAGCGCTATCAGGCGAAAAAATACCTGATCCGCGACAGCTTCCGCTGCCCGGCGCCGCAGGTGGCGCTGGCCGGGCGGGTGATTGCGCAGAACCAGCAGCGCGAGCCCAAGCGCCTGAGCCTGACCAGGGGTTTTGCGGGCCGGGTGCACCTGCGGATGGAGCCCCACATGCCCGCCCAGGCGCAAAGCCTGGTAAGCGACATAGCCGGTCTGCTCGCGGAGGGCCGCCGGCCAGCCGAGATGGTGGTGCTGGTGCGGCTTTATGCCCAGACCCCTTACCTCGAGCAGGCCCTGATCGAGCGGCAAATTCCCTACCGGGTGGTGGGCAGCCCGCCCTTTTATCAGCGTCCGGAGATCCAGGGGCTTCTGGCCTACCTGCGCCTGGCCCAAGGGGGCTTGGAAGAAGAACATAAGCGTTTGTGGCTGCAAATCTACAACACCCCCAAGCGTTACCTGAGCCGTGCCCTGGCCGATGCCGTCTGGCGACGGGTGGAGCCGGGGGCCTCGCTGGTGGAGGCCCTCAAAGCCGAGGCGGCGGGTGCAGAGGAGCGGGTTGGTAGGCGTCTGCACGAGCTGGCCGAGCTGTTTACGTGGCTGAGCGCGGTGCTGGAGCGAAGCCCAGCCTACGCGGTGCTGGAGGCGCTCGAGGCCCGTCTGGACTACTGCCGCCATCTGTTGCGTTCCTCGGGTTTCTACGAGGTGGGGGCGGGCAAGGCCGAGGGGGTGCGGGCTTTTTTGGAGTATGTCCGCGACAAGGGCAGCGTGGGCGCCCTGCTACGGCACATCGAGCTGTTGGCCCAGGAACACCTGGGCGACCCGGCCCAGGACACCCGCGAGCGGGTGAGCCTGATGACCATCTTCCGGGCCAAGGGCCTCGAGTGGCCCCTGGTCTTCATCCCCGACTGCAACGAGGGCACCCTGCCCTATAGCGGTTCGCAGAACCTCGAGGAAGAACGCCGCCTCTTCTACGTAGCCCTGACCCGAAGCGCCCAGCACACCTACCTGTACGCCCTTTCCAGCCTGCCCTTATCGCCTTTTCTGAAGGAAGCCGAGCACCTGCAAGTGCTGGGGGCCGTGGAGCGGATGGGGGAGGCCCTGGCCCTCTGGGCCGAAGAACTTTCTACGGCCCAGACCCTGGCCCTGGCCCAGGGAGCACACAAGCTGGGCCTCGAGCGCTACTTGTACCAGTGGTGGAACGCCCCGCAGGCGCCTGGGGTTGCCGCCAAGGTACTGAGGCTTTTTGCCCGGGCCGAGCAGGCCGGTTGGCTGGAGGCGCTGGGGCTTAGCCTCGAGGCCAAAACCCTCTGGGAAGCCTTCGATGTGGAGCCGGGCCAGGGGCCAGAAGGCGAGTTTGCTGACCTCGAGCGCTTCCTCCTCAAGCGCCCGGCCCAGAGCGGCCCCCCCGCCCTCAAACCCGGCCAAAAGGTCAAGCACATCCAGTTTGGCACCGGGTTGGTGGTGAGTCTGGAAGACGGCGTGGCTACGGTGGCTTTTGCCGATGGGGTTCGTAAGCTGGCCCTGCGCTACGCAAGGCTCGAGGTGGTGGGGTAG
- a CDS encoding PQQ-binding-like beta-propeller repeat protein has translation MDKVKLAGRYRLVAPLGEGGMAEVWRATDERMDRPVAVKILHAYLHPSERNRFFREVKALSKLSHPGVVQIFDLGEEEGRTYFVMELVEGGSYDRLGPFEDGLEGLRLLTASARVLEALGHLHHRGVIHRDLTPRNILVTPEGQPKVMDFGLAYLMQESRHFTRTGITVGTPEYMAPEQAKGLSLTPQADLYSFGAVLYRTFTGQPLFEGENDQSVLYQHVYEPPRPPQSLNPAIPDEVASLIQALLQKTPGERPANAATAHAVLEETLRRYRESLSATPRAGASRSGHYPTGPARPEKLELRGTYDLSGEVAWPGELVAREGSLWVGAGQGIARIDLTDGSVYRQRLGDEVSAPPVVTEERVYVAAWDGRLTGMSLSGRPILSFPTRAEITAAPLVADLIYLAGRDGFLYALEASGTLRWGFQAGSELSASPTLYRGLLFVASEGGWLYALDPLSGHLRYKVETGAVHTALPARGGLLFIPTWAGEIHAFDPLTREVQWSFDLEGELWGAPALDDRHLYAASWAGTLYALNQKTGDEVWKLEVGQVTAGLSIAHGVLYLGTEEGRLLGVDTQSGRLLFEATGLGPIQVPPLPYRGALFVATLGGKLYRFA, from the coding sequence ATGGATAAGGTGAAACTGGCCGGACGCTACAGGCTTGTGGCCCCCCTGGGCGAGGGGGGCATGGCCGAGGTCTGGCGGGCTACCGATGAGCGTATGGATCGCCCGGTAGCTGTCAAGATTCTGCACGCCTACCTGCACCCCAGCGAGCGCAACCGCTTTTTCCGCGAGGTCAAGGCTTTGTCCAAGCTCTCCCACCCGGGCGTGGTGCAGATATTCGATCTAGGTGAGGAAGAGGGGCGCACCTACTTCGTGATGGAGCTGGTCGAGGGCGGTAGCTACGACCGCCTGGGCCCCTTCGAAGATGGCCTGGAGGGCCTGCGCCTGCTCACGGCCTCGGCGCGGGTGCTGGAAGCCCTGGGGCACCTCCACCACCGGGGCGTGATCCACCGCGATCTGACCCCGCGCAACATCCTGGTTACGCCCGAAGGCCAGCCTAAGGTCATGGACTTTGGCCTGGCCTACCTGATGCAGGAAAGCCGTCACTTTACCCGCACCGGCATTACCGTGGGCACCCCTGAGTATATGGCCCCCGAACAGGCCAAGGGCCTCTCCCTTACTCCCCAGGCCGACCTGTACAGCTTTGGCGCGGTGCTCTACCGCACCTTTACCGGCCAGCCCCTGTTCGAGGGAGAGAACGACCAGTCGGTGCTCTACCAGCACGTCTACGAGCCTCCCCGGCCGCCCCAGAGCCTGAACCCGGCCATTCCGGACGAGGTAGCTAGCCTGATTCAGGCGCTCTTACAAAAAACCCCCGGCGAACGCCCGGCCAATGCGGCCACGGCCCACGCGGTGCTGGAAGAAACTCTGCGCCGCTACCGCGAGAGCCTCTCGGCCACGCCCCGGGCGGGGGCCAGCCGCAGCGGGCACTACCCCACCGGCCCGGCCCGGCCTGAAAAACTCGAGCTCCGCGGCACCTACGACCTTTCGGGCGAGGTGGCCTGGCCGGGAGAGCTCGTAGCCCGCGAGGGCAGCCTCTGGGTGGGGGCGGGGCAGGGCATCGCCCGCATCGACCTGACCGATGGCTCGGTCTACCGCCAGCGCCTAGGCGACGAGGTCTCGGCCCCGCCGGTGGTGACCGAGGAGCGGGTGTATGTGGCGGCCTGGGATGGCCGCCTGACCGGGATGTCGCTCTCCGGCCGGCCCATCCTGAGTTTTCCTACCCGTGCCGAGATTACCGCCGCACCCCTGGTAGCCGACCTCATCTACCTGGCTGGGCGCGATGGCTTTTTGTATGCCCTCGAGGCCAGCGGCACCCTGCGCTGGGGTTTCCAGGCCGGGAGCGAGCTTTCGGCCTCGCCCACGCTCTACCGGGGTTTGTTGTTTGTGGCCAGCGAGGGCGGCTGGCTGTATGCCCTCGACCCCCTGAGCGGCCACCTGCGCTACAAGGTGGAGACAGGGGCGGTGCACACGGCCTTGCCGGCCCGGGGGGGGCTCTTGTTCATTCCCACCTGGGCCGGAGAAATCCACGCCTTCGATCCTCTGACCCGCGAGGTGCAGTGGAGCTTCGACCTCGAGGGCGAGCTTTGGGGCGCACCGGCCCTGGACGACCGGCATCTGTACGCTGCGAGTTGGGCCGGCACACTGTACGCCCTGAACCAAAAAACCGGCGACGAGGTGTGGAAGCTCGAGGTCGGCCAGGTGACGGCGGGGCTCTCCATTGCCCACGGGGTGCTCTACCTGGGCACCGAGGAAGGCCGGCTGCTGGGCGTAGACACCCAGAGCGGGCGTCTGCTTTTCGAGGCCACCGGCCTGGGCCCCATCCAGGTGCCGCCCCTGCCCTACCGGGGGGCCCTTTTTGTGGCCACGCTGGGTGGGAAGCTATACCGGTTTGCGTGA
- the fmt gene encoding methionyl-tRNA formyltransferase gives MTSQPLRRRLAFFGSPAWAVPVLEALHRHHEVVLVVTQPDKPAGRGLRLTPCPVAAWAEASGLRVEKPVRLRKNLEFLALFQSLGLEVAVTAAYGKILPAELLEVPRFGFLNLHPSDLPRYRGPAPVQWTLINGETETAVCIMQTDVGMDTGPVVARWRTAVEPHETAVELANRLRDKGIELLLDALADLERLQPAPQPPEGTHAPMLQKDDGKIVWERTALEIYNRYRGVEPWPGSWFEHQGKRVKVTRMSCVEDSANTQMRVPGTVVQMGQGLVVATGEGYIRLLEVQPEGKKPMPAVDWARGARLRPGDRLD, from the coding sequence ATGACCTCTCAACCCCTGCGCCGCCGTCTTGCTTTTTTTGGCTCGCCAGCCTGGGCCGTGCCGGTGCTGGAAGCCCTGCACCGTCACCACGAAGTGGTGCTGGTGGTGACCCAGCCCGACAAGCCTGCCGGGCGGGGTTTGCGCCTGACCCCCTGCCCGGTGGCCGCCTGGGCCGAGGCAAGCGGCTTGCGGGTGGAGAAACCTGTGCGGCTTCGCAAAAACCTCGAGTTCCTGGCGCTATTCCAAAGCCTGGGCCTCGAGGTCGCTGTAACGGCGGCCTATGGCAAAATCCTCCCCGCCGAGTTGCTGGAGGTTCCCAGGTTTGGCTTTTTGAACCTGCACCCCTCCGACCTGCCCAGGTACCGGGGCCCCGCGCCGGTGCAGTGGACGCTCATCAACGGCGAGACCGAAACGGCAGTTTGCATCATGCAGACCGATGTGGGCATGGACACCGGCCCGGTGGTGGCGAGGTGGCGCACCGCCGTCGAACCCCACGAGACCGCGGTAGAACTCGCCAACCGCTTGCGCGACAAAGGTATCGAGCTACTCCTGGATGCCCTGGCCGACCTCGAGCGCCTGCAACCCGCCCCCCAGCCCCCCGAGGGGACCCACGCGCCCATGCTGCAAAAGGACGACGGTAAAATTGTCTGGGAGCGCACTGCCCTGGAAATCTACAACCGCTACCGGGGGGTAGAGCCCTGGCCGGGTAGCTGGTTCGAGCACCAGGGTAAGCGGGTGAAAGTGACACGTATGTCATGCGTCGAGGATTCAGCGAATACCCAGATGCGGGTGCCGGGAACGGTGGTGCAGATGGGCCAGGGCTTGGTAGTAGCTACCGGCGAGGGTTATATCCGGCTGCTCGAGGTTCAACCTGAAGGGAAAAAGCCCATGCCTGCCGTAGACTGGGCGCGGGGCGCGCGCCTCAGGCCCGGCGACCGCTTGGACTGA
- the def gene encoding peptide deformylase, whose translation MAEILPIRLYGDPILKRKALPVQDFSGIPSLAENMLETMFEARGVGLAAPQVGIGQRLFVAAEYLDDEGEEEGPEADLKTRVKSLYVMVNPVITYRAGQQSITEGCLSLPGLYAEGAQRDLQVRVEYQNEKGEQKVLEAEGYLAVVMQHEIDHLDGILFFQRMSFADKQKFLEEHREDLAEFQRQAKAFLREEAARLGQTR comes from the coding sequence ATGGCTGAGATTCTCCCCATTCGCCTGTACGGCGACCCCATCCTGAAGAGAAAAGCCCTGCCGGTGCAGGATTTTAGCGGTATACCCAGTCTGGCCGAGAACATGCTCGAGACCATGTTCGAAGCAAGGGGGGTGGGGCTGGCTGCCCCCCAGGTCGGCATTGGCCAGCGGTTGTTTGTGGCTGCCGAGTACCTGGACGACGAGGGAGAGGAAGAAGGCCCCGAGGCCGACCTCAAAACCCGCGTCAAGTCGCTTTATGTGATGGTGAACCCGGTCATCACCTACCGCGCCGGCCAGCAGTCCATCACCGAGGGTTGCCTTTCACTACCGGGCCTCTATGCCGAAGGGGCCCAGCGCGATTTGCAGGTGCGGGTCGAGTACCAGAACGAGAAGGGCGAACAGAAGGTGCTCGAGGCCGAGGGCTACCTGGCGGTGGTCATGCAGCACGAGATTGACCACCTCGACGGCATCCTCTTCTTCCAGCGGATGTCCTTTGCCGATAAGCAAAAGTTTTTGGAAGAACACCGCGAAGACCTGGCCGAGTTTCAGCGGCAGGCCAAGGCCTTTTTGCGCGAGGAGGCTGCGCGGTTGGGACAAACCAGGTAA
- a CDS encoding DMT family transporter: MDSRVLLAIGLTILPWASAFAGIRAGLQDYSPAHLTLLRFLVASAAMVVYALWVRMPLPERRDWPAILGLGFLGITAYHTALNFGQVTVKAGPAALLIAVGPVFVALMSYFFLRERLSAWGWLGIAVAFTGVALIAVGNHPGSFQLEPGALLIVLAAFVTSVYFVFQRKLVRKYNPLNFTAYTIWAGTLPLLVFWPGLWAEMQAASAQATGSVVYLGVVPGALSYLTWNYALSRAPASQVTSFLYVSPVFATLIAYFWLGEVPGVLALVGGGIALAGVVIVNTLGKVTQQ; encoded by the coding sequence GTGGATTCACGAGTCCTTCTGGCGATTGGCCTTACCATCCTGCCCTGGGCCTCGGCCTTTGCCGGGATACGTGCGGGCCTTCAAGACTATAGCCCGGCTCACCTGACCCTGCTGCGCTTTCTGGTGGCCTCGGCGGCGATGGTGGTCTATGCTTTGTGGGTGCGGATGCCCCTACCCGAACGGAGGGACTGGCCCGCCATCCTGGGCCTGGGGTTTTTGGGCATCACTGCCTACCACACGGCCCTCAACTTTGGCCAGGTCACCGTGAAGGCCGGGCCGGCGGCGCTCCTGATTGCAGTAGGGCCGGTGTTTGTGGCCCTGATGTCTTATTTTTTCCTGCGCGAACGGCTTTCGGCCTGGGGCTGGTTGGGCATTGCGGTGGCTTTTACCGGCGTAGCCCTGATCGCCGTGGGCAACCACCCGGGCAGCTTTCAGTTGGAGCCGGGGGCCTTGCTGATTGTGCTTGCGGCCTTCGTGACCTCGGTCTACTTCGTGTTTCAGCGCAAACTGGTGCGAAAATACAACCCCCTCAACTTCACCGCCTACACCATCTGGGCCGGAACGCTGCCGCTGCTGGTGTTCTGGCCGGGCCTCTGGGCCGAGATGCAAGCCGCCTCGGCTCAGGCCACCGGGAGCGTGGTGTACCTGGGTGTGGTGCCGGGTGCGCTTTCCTACCTGACCTGGAACTACGCCCTGAGCCGGGCTCCGGCGTCGCAGGTGACCAGTTTTCTGTACGTCTCCCCGGTGTTCGCTACCCTGATTGCTTACTTCTGGCTGGGGGAGGTGCCGGGGGTGTTGGCCCTGGTGGGGGGTGGAATCGCTCTGGCTGGGGTGGTTATTGTGAATACTTTGGGCAAGGTGACCCAGCAATAG
- a CDS encoding CAP domain-containing protein, translating to MWRVGLLGIFLLGSVSLAQSALELEVLKRTNQVRTERGLRPLQWDTLAHKAALGHAWDMLRRSFFAHQNPDGLGAAERLRAAGVLEVTVGENLASFEGYPDAEIPRRSLTGWMNSPGHRANLLKPEFTHLGVALVRQGRQVMVVQNFIGRPFDPQVRLTPAQAERTVLLLTGTASGTVGIFVGNNLYARLNPPIQNRLELPPKAEVSFAVFDGQTWWTTRNGERGLRLQQTLEHSQAPGQQVLLNLPAGNYTLAVGSQPRFWQNVSGPVRLELTLPGTLEALWLGIRQGNSVNYSHRIPLKP from the coding sequence ATGTGGCGGGTCGGGCTGCTGGGCATTTTTCTGCTGGGGAGCGTGTCGCTGGCCCAGAGCGCCCTGGAGCTCGAGGTGCTAAAGCGCACCAACCAGGTGCGCACCGAGCGGGGTCTGCGGCCCTTGCAATGGGATACACTGGCCCACAAAGCGGCCCTGGGCCACGCCTGGGATATGCTCCGGCGCAGCTTTTTTGCTCACCAGAACCCCGATGGCCTGGGGGCTGCCGAGCGGCTGCGGGCTGCCGGCGTGCTCGAGGTCACGGTAGGGGAGAACCTGGCCAGCTTCGAGGGCTACCCGGACGCAGAAATTCCCCGGCGTTCGCTTACGGGCTGGATGAACAGCCCCGGACACCGGGCCAACCTGCTCAAGCCCGAGTTCACCCACCTGGGGGTGGCCCTGGTGCGTCAGGGACGGCAGGTGATGGTGGTACAGAACTTCATTGGGCGGCCCTTTGACCCCCAGGTGCGCCTGACCCCGGCCCAGGCCGAACGCACAGTACTGCTGCTTACCGGTACGGCTTCCGGTACGGTGGGTATTTTTGTGGGCAACAACCTCTACGCCCGCCTCAACCCGCCCATCCAGAACCGCCTCGAGCTTCCTCCAAAAGCCGAGGTGAGCTTCGCGGTGTTCGATGGTCAGACCTGGTGGACGACCCGCAACGGCGAGCGCGGTTTGCGTTTGCAGCAGACTCTCGAGCACAGCCAGGCGCCGGGCCAGCAAGTCTTGCTCAACCTTCCCGCCGGCAATTACACCCTGGCGGTAGGGTCGCAGCCACGCTTCTGGCAGAATGTGTCCGGGCCGGTGCGCCTCGAGCTGACCCTTCCCGGCACGCTAGAAGCCTTGTGGCTGGGCATCCGCCAGGGCAACAGCGTAAACTACAGCCACCGCATTCCCCTCAAACCGTGA